The Chitinimonas sp. BJYL2 genome has a segment encoding these proteins:
- a CDS encoding alpha/beta fold hydrolase, with product MSVYTPVYPATIESLTLHGRQYQLRRWGRRDGPLLILLHGWMDCAATFQFMLDAAPASLLDYQLVAPDMRGFGGSDWASESYYFPDYLADLDAMLDALGGDTPVTLVGHSMGGIIACLYAGIRPERVRKLVSLEGFGLPATQPDDAPARYRRWLDQRRVDAAIWPRADMADMAQRVRRNSPGLSPQQSLWLATQLAEQRDGQVHYRADPRHKWVNPVLYRLEEAQACWREVQARVLWLAAQETPMLKWLAETPDQFAARRACFASLDYAVLGHGGHNMHHDAPAEVAERIAVFLCAP from the coding sequence ATGTCCGTCTACACACCTGTCTATCCCGCCACAATCGAATCGCTCACGCTGCACGGCCGCCAGTACCAGTTAAGGCGCTGGGGCCGGCGCGATGGCCCCTTGCTGATCTTGCTGCACGGCTGGATGGACTGCGCTGCGACTTTCCAGTTCATGCTCGATGCCGCGCCGGCCAGCTTGCTCGATTACCAATTGGTGGCGCCCGATATGCGCGGCTTTGGCGGCAGCGACTGGGCGAGCGAGAGCTACTATTTTCCGGACTATCTGGCGGATCTGGATGCCATGCTTGATGCCTTGGGCGGCGATACCCCGGTAACGCTGGTGGGCCACAGCATGGGCGGTATCATTGCCTGCCTGTACGCGGGTATCCGGCCCGAGCGGGTGCGTAAACTGGTATCGCTGGAAGGCTTTGGATTGCCGGCAACGCAGCCCGATGATGCACCGGCGCGCTACCGGCGCTGGCTCGATCAACGGCGTGTCGATGCAGCAATCTGGCCGCGTGCGGATATGGCCGATATGGCGCAGCGGGTACGCCGCAATTCCCCCGGCCTGAGTCCACAGCAATCGCTCTGGCTGGCGACGCAACTGGCCGAACAGCGTGACGGCCAGGTGCATTACCGCGCCGATCCACGTCACAAGTGGGTGAATCCTGTGCTCTATCGACTTGAGGAGGCGCAGGCCTGCTGGCGCGAGGTGCAGGCCAGGGTGCTGTGGCTGGCCGCGCAGGAGACGCCGATGCTCAAGTGGCTCGCTGAAACGCCGGATCAGTTTGCAGCAAGGCGTGCCTGCTTTGCTTCGCTGGACTATGCGGTGCTCGGCCACGGTGGCCACAATATGCATCATGATGCGCCCGCTGAAGTGGCCGAGCGGATTGCCGTGTTCCTGTGCGCGCCATGA
- a CDS encoding lipoprotein-releasing ABC transporter permease subunit, whose product MMSFEWLIGLRYTRAKRRNGFISFISAASMAGIALGVIALITVLSVMNGFQREIRGRILEVASHVQASGDGGRLSQWPQVAERLGKEPGVLATAPYVQAQGLVWANGNTQGAMVRGVLPADENRVAGIGKHMVAGKLEALQPGEFSIVLGQELARALNVGLGEKLTMAIPQGNITPAGMMPRLRSFTVVGIFRIDMYQYDAGLAFVHLADAQRLYRLGDAVSGVRLKIDDPLAAPEMAARIQQRNPGLWMSDWTMENANYFRAVQVEKRMMFLILTLIVAIAAFNLVSSLVMTVTDKQADIAILRTLGASPASILKIFVIQGASIGIVGTVVGVVGGVLLAMNVGNVIGFFENLVGAKVLSPQVYLISELPSEVLPGDVGLIATISLLLSFAATLYPSWRASRINPAEALRYE is encoded by the coding sequence GTGATGTCTTTTGAATGGCTTATCGGCCTGCGCTACACCCGCGCCAAGCGCCGTAATGGCTTTATCTCGTTTATCTCCGCAGCCTCCATGGCCGGCATTGCCCTGGGCGTGATTGCATTGATTACCGTGCTGTCTGTCATGAACGGTTTTCAGCGCGAGATCCGTGGCCGCATCCTTGAAGTGGCCTCCCATGTGCAAGCCAGTGGCGATGGCGGCCGACTCAGCCAGTGGCCACAGGTTGCCGAACGCCTGGGCAAAGAACCCGGCGTGCTAGCAACGGCACCTTATGTGCAGGCGCAAGGACTGGTCTGGGCCAACGGCAACACGCAAGGCGCGATGGTGCGCGGCGTATTGCCCGCCGACGAGAACCGTGTCGCCGGCATTGGTAAACATATGGTGGCCGGCAAGCTTGAAGCCCTGCAACCCGGCGAATTCAGCATCGTACTGGGACAGGAATTGGCACGCGCCCTCAATGTAGGCCTGGGTGAAAAGCTCACCATGGCCATACCGCAGGGCAACATCACCCCGGCGGGCATGATGCCGCGGCTGCGCAGTTTTACCGTGGTGGGCATCTTCCGCATCGATATGTACCAGTACGATGCCGGCCTCGCCTTTGTGCACCTGGCCGATGCCCAGCGCCTATATCGACTTGGCGACGCCGTCAGCGGTGTGCGCCTGAAGATCGACGATCCGCTCGCGGCGCCCGAGATGGCTGCCCGCATCCAGCAACGCAATCCCGGCCTGTGGATGAGCGACTGGACCATGGAAAACGCCAACTACTTCCGTGCGGTGCAAGTCGAAAAACGCATGATGTTCCTGATCCTGACGCTGATCGTGGCGATTGCTGCTTTCAACCTGGTTTCAAGCCTGGTCATGACAGTGACCGACAAACAAGCCGACATCGCCATCCTGCGCACCTTGGGTGCCAGCCCGGCCAGCATCCTCAAGATCTTCGTGATTCAGGGTGCCAGCATCGGCATCGTCGGCACCGTGGTTGGCGTCGTGGGGGGCGTGCTGCTGGCGATGAACGTGGGCAATGTGATCGGATTCTTCGAGAACCTCGTCGGCGCCAAGGTGCTCTCGCCGCAGGTGTACCTGATTTCCGAGCTACCCAGCGAGGTACTGCCCGGCGACGTCGGCCTGATCGCCACGATATCGCTACTGCTTTCGTTTGCCGCCACGCTTTACCCGAGCTGGCGCGCATCACGCATCAACCCTGCCGAGGCGCTGCGCTATGAGTGA
- a CDS encoding alpha/beta fold hydrolase, with translation MTQIDPASLPQSSRFLDVAPGVRVHLRHIPGAGPAVLMLHGAIANARTFYSERGKGLGPWLAAQGLDVYMLDMRGRGLSEPPIRAGDTHGQFETLCVDLPAAMAEITRLRGGIPVYLVGHSWGGVLLTAFLARHPAWASRVAASIYLGSKRAIRVWNWARLIEIELVWHRLAKWVAWRRGYLPANRLRLGADNETRRSLQQSQQWVRAHTWIDDTDGFDYHRALNDQRLPPTLYLAGGNDPVRGHEADVRRFAQESGEHDREIRLLARKAGLSRDYDHIDMLTHPQAEQEVYPQVLDWIKQHGIAYPQPADI, from the coding sequence ATGACCCAGATCGACCCCGCCTCTCTACCGCAGTCGTCCCGATTTCTTGATGTGGCACCGGGCGTTCGTGTGCACCTCCGTCATATTCCGGGTGCCGGGCCGGCCGTGTTGATGCTGCATGGTGCCATCGCCAACGCGCGGACCTTCTACAGTGAACGTGGCAAAGGCTTGGGCCCCTGGCTCGCGGCCCAGGGGCTGGATGTCTACATGCTGGACATGCGCGGCCGTGGGCTGTCTGAGCCGCCCATTCGCGCGGGAGATACCCATGGCCAGTTCGAGACGCTATGCGTTGATCTTCCTGCGGCGATGGCAGAAATCACCCGCCTGCGGGGCGGTATTCCGGTGTATCTGGTTGGGCACTCTTGGGGCGGGGTGCTGCTTACCGCTTTTCTGGCAAGGCATCCTGCATGGGCGTCTCGGGTGGCCGCATCCATTTATCTGGGCAGCAAGCGGGCCATACGGGTTTGGAACTGGGCACGTCTGATTGAAATCGAACTGGTCTGGCATCGGCTCGCCAAGTGGGTGGCATGGCGCCGGGGCTACCTGCCGGCAAACCGCTTGCGGCTTGGTGCGGATAACGAAACCCGCCGCAGCTTGCAGCAGAGCCAGCAGTGGGTAAGAGCCCATACCTGGATTGATGATACTGACGGCTTTGACTATCACCGCGCCCTGAATGACCAGCGCTTGCCGCCCACCCTGTATCTGGCGGGCGGAAATGACCCGGTTCGCGGCCATGAAGCAGACGTGCGCCGTTTTGCGCAGGAGTCGGGGGAGCACGATAGGGAGATACGCCTGCTGGCACGCAAGGCGGGGCTGTCGCGCGACTACGACCACATCGACATGTTGACCCATCCGCAGGCCGAGCAGGAGGTCTATCCACAGGTGTTGGATTGGATAAAGCAGCATGGAATTGCTTATCCACAGCCTGCCGATATATGA
- a CDS encoding DUF1631 domain-containing protein, with product MDQKPESLNMLMSCRDLAADLLSKSLKTMLDRIEESLFDLADKALDRDSYNMYMEARSHAQTRRSEIEAEFRRRFVEGFDRAMKGNKKEAASFDKLDFDNLELSLVAEDEHEEDLAAANIATKLKSKLGDELNALNFRIGHLMQLPEESREDNPMSPQAVVDAFRNACMKIESDMNVRLLVLRQFEQLAAENVPNVYQKLNSFLVQRNIMPVLPKAGFRRRAPNQPRRSDPASPGQGQGAAGTEMDPAQLVANYASQVGFGAGGFAQSQAAGSDLPAYAVGNEQELLGVLQQLLSLNQMQMMQGQPGLLGGGSAAAQEAQPAPVWQGNVGQSFLDTLNLLQQGRIESALSDPGELDAHALAAGSANILHQIKTTNLANSLGHVDAMTIDIVAMLFDNLFDDRNIPAPMKALIGRLQIPVLKVAMLDSKFFARKQHPTRRLLDRLAEAALGWDEADGLDDRLYRKIAALVERIVVEFDENIDLFDQTFTELEQFLVEEELRADESAEAAAAELAAAEREELAAKQAEHAISQKLLAAGELPDLIRDFARNQWQIVLRHAARVNDTEPQAWPDAIQAFDDLCWSVTPKVGVEERLKLVNLLPKLLRRLERATEDAGVDRAEREAFFAELVHSHANAIKSGLKQGEPPAAPAPQEWVPGQVVIGTAAPPPAPTPAVPPAPVVAQINLAPPQTGFDLGLGDLPAVDMESGTSGFELSNSNLAWDAGLDKYQDYDDVVSNQLKRGAWVEFTDEDGNLTRAKLAWVSPRKSRFLFTNRQGENGLEFTLQELIEMFRRGDASLIESGPSVERAVSSMIGMFQAQAA from the coding sequence ATGGACCAGAAGCCTGAATCCCTGAACATGTTGATGTCTTGCCGTGATTTGGCAGCCGATTTGCTGTCCAAGTCGCTCAAGACGATGCTCGACCGCATCGAGGAATCGCTGTTCGATCTGGCGGATAAGGCCCTCGATCGCGACTCCTACAATATGTACATGGAAGCGCGCAGTCATGCCCAGACGCGCCGCAGCGAGATTGAAGCAGAGTTCCGCCGCCGCTTTGTCGAGGGCTTCGACCGTGCCATGAAGGGCAACAAGAAAGAAGCTGCCAGCTTTGACAAGCTGGACTTCGACAATCTGGAACTCTCTCTGGTTGCCGAGGACGAGCACGAGGAAGATCTCGCCGCCGCCAATATTGCGACCAAGCTCAAATCCAAGCTGGGCGATGAACTCAATGCGCTGAACTTCCGCATCGGCCACCTGATGCAGCTGCCGGAAGAGAGCCGCGAAGATAACCCCATGAGCCCGCAGGCCGTGGTGGATGCTTTCCGTAATGCGTGCATGAAGATCGAGTCGGACATGAATGTCCGACTTTTGGTCTTGCGCCAGTTCGAGCAGCTGGCGGCCGAGAACGTCCCGAATGTTTACCAGAAGCTCAATAGCTTTCTGGTCCAGCGCAACATCATGCCAGTGTTGCCCAAGGCGGGTTTCCGCCGCCGTGCGCCCAATCAACCTCGCCGCAGCGATCCTGCATCTCCAGGGCAGGGCCAAGGTGCGGCGGGCACAGAGATGGACCCGGCTCAGCTCGTTGCCAACTATGCTTCGCAAGTCGGATTCGGTGCGGGCGGGTTTGCCCAATCGCAGGCGGCGGGCTCCGATCTGCCCGCGTATGCGGTAGGTAACGAGCAAGAGCTGCTGGGCGTGCTGCAGCAGTTGCTCAGCCTGAACCAGATGCAGATGATGCAGGGCCAACCCGGCCTGCTCGGTGGTGGCTCAGCTGCCGCACAGGAAGCACAGCCTGCACCGGTCTGGCAGGGTAATGTCGGGCAAAGCTTTCTTGACACGCTGAACTTGCTTCAGCAGGGCCGTATCGAAAGCGCCCTGAGTGATCCGGGCGAACTGGATGCCCATGCGCTTGCCGCTGGGTCTGCCAATATCCTGCATCAGATCAAGACTACCAACCTGGCGAACTCGCTGGGTCACGTCGATGCCATGACCATCGATATCGTGGCCATGTTGTTCGACAACCTGTTCGATGATCGCAACATCCCGGCGCCCATGAAGGCGCTGATCGGGCGCCTGCAGATTCCGGTGCTCAAGGTGGCGATGCTCGACAGCAAGTTCTTCGCCCGCAAGCAGCATCCCACCCGTCGTCTGCTGGATCGCCTGGCTGAAGCCGCGCTGGGCTGGGACGAGGCTGACGGTCTGGATGATCGTCTCTACCGCAAGATTGCCGCCCTGGTTGAACGCATCGTGGTGGAGTTCGATGAGAACATCGACCTGTTCGATCAGACGTTCACCGAGCTGGAACAGTTTCTGGTCGAGGAAGAGCTGCGCGCCGACGAGAGCGCGGAAGCGGCGGCTGCCGAACTCGCTGCTGCCGAACGCGAGGAGCTGGCGGCCAAGCAGGCCGAGCATGCCATCAGCCAGAAACTGCTCGCGGCTGGCGAGCTGCCCGACCTGATCCGTGATTTTGCGCGTAACCAGTGGCAGATCGTCTTGCGGCATGCCGCCCGGGTGAACGATACCGAGCCCCAGGCTTGGCCCGACGCCATTCAGGCATTTGACGACCTGTGCTGGAGCGTCACGCCCAAGGTTGGCGTGGAAGAGCGCCTCAAGCTGGTCAACCTGCTGCCCAAGCTGTTGCGTCGTCTTGAGCGGGCAACCGAGGATGCGGGCGTGGATCGGGCTGAACGCGAAGCGTTCTTTGCCGAGCTGGTGCATAGCCATGCCAATGCGATCAAGTCCGGCCTCAAGCAAGGCGAGCCGCCTGCCGCGCCGGCGCCTCAGGAATGGGTGCCGGGGCAGGTGGTCATCGGTACTGCTGCACCGCCGCCTGCGCCGACGCCTGCCGTACCTCCGGCTCCTGTGGTAGCGCAGATCAATCTGGCACCACCGCAAACCGGTTTTGACCTCGGGCTGGGCGATTTGCCCGCAGTGGACATGGAGTCTGGTACTTCGGGCTTCGAGCTGTCGAACAGCAACCTTGCCTGGGATGCGGGCCTGGATAAATACCAGGACTACGACGATGTGGTCAGCAATCAGCTCAAGCGCGGTGCGTGGGTGGAGTTTACCGATGAAGACGGTAACCTCACTCGCGCCAAGCTAGCTTGGGTGAGTCCGCGCAAGAGCCGCTTCCTGTTTACCAATCGTCAGGGCGAGAATGGTTTGGAATTCACCTTGCAGGAACTGATCGAAATGTTCCGTCGCGGCGATGCCAGCCTGATCGAAAGCGGACCATCAGTAGAGCGTGCGGTCAGCAGCATGATCGGCATGTTCCAGGCCCAAGCCGCCTGA
- a CDS encoding GNAT family N-acetyltransferase produces the protein METVVRFHSGMQELDPVQWDALAGPQPFVCHAYLSALEATGCIGPGTGWQPLHASLSGPGGLLAVMPLYLKQHSWGEYVFDWAWAQAAERAGIPYYPKLLSAVPFTPVGGSRLLARSRDHASHLLGAVLDKARESGYSGLHCLFPPDGDTATFAAHGMMQRHGVQFHWHNRGYRSFDDFLAALNHDKRKKLRQARRKVVEAGVMVERKVGGAISDADWAFFTRCYEQTYLQHRSSPYLTPQFFTRLGEVLGEHCLLILAYRDGAPIAAALNLFDAERLYGRYWGAMDFVPNLHFELCYHQGIEFAIERGLQVFEGGAQGEHKLARGLEAVPTRSWHWIAHTALADAVNRFLVREGQGVAHYLDELDERAPFRSEPP, from the coding sequence ATGGAGACCGTAGTCCGTTTTCATTCCGGCATGCAAGAGCTCGATCCGGTTCAGTGGGACGCGCTGGCGGGACCACAGCCATTCGTTTGCCACGCCTATCTGTCGGCCCTTGAAGCGACGGGCTGCATCGGCCCCGGCACCGGCTGGCAGCCACTGCATGCGAGCCTGTCAGGGCCGGGGGGCTTGCTGGCCGTGATGCCGCTTTACCTCAAGCAGCATTCCTGGGGTGAATATGTGTTCGACTGGGCTTGGGCACAGGCGGCGGAACGAGCAGGTATCCCGTATTACCCCAAGTTGTTATCGGCAGTCCCGTTTACGCCAGTGGGTGGCTCGCGTCTGTTGGCGCGCAGCCGGGATCATGCGAGCCACCTGTTGGGTGCGGTGCTGGATAAGGCGAGGGAATCAGGATATTCCGGGCTTCACTGCTTGTTTCCTCCTGATGGCGATACCGCGACTTTTGCCGCGCACGGGATGATGCAACGTCATGGTGTCCAGTTCCACTGGCATAACCGGGGCTATCGGAGCTTTGATGATTTCTTGGCAGCCCTGAATCACGATAAGCGGAAGAAGCTCAGGCAGGCGCGCCGCAAGGTGGTGGAGGCCGGTGTCATGGTCGAGCGCAAGGTGGGGGGGGCAATCAGCGACGCGGACTGGGCGTTCTTCACACGCTGCTATGAGCAGACCTACCTGCAGCATCGATCCAGCCCCTATCTCACCCCGCAATTCTTTACCCGTCTGGGGGAGGTGCTGGGCGAGCATTGCCTGCTGATACTGGCTTACCGCGATGGCGCCCCGATTGCGGCAGCGCTGAACCTGTTTGATGCCGAGCGTTTGTATGGCCGCTACTGGGGTGCAATGGATTTCGTGCCCAACCTGCATTTCGAGCTGTGCTATCACCAGGGCATCGAGTTTGCGATCGAGCGTGGCTTGCAAGTCTTCGAGGGTGGAGCGCAGGGAGAGCACAAGCTGGCAAGGGGCTTGGAGGCAGTGCCTACACGTTCCTGGCACTGGATTGCCCATACGGCCCTGGCCGATGCGGTAAATCGCTTTCTGGTACGTGAGGGCCAGGGTGTTGCGCACTATCTGGACGAACTTGATGAGCGCGCTCCGTTCCGGTCTGAGCCGCCTTGA
- a CDS encoding NAD(P)/FAD-dependent oxidoreductase, with translation MTSPITIVGAGLAAYNLARELRKLSPDAALRIICADDGAFYSKPMLSTGLAGNKTAAQLAMKSADKMAEELRAEIVSHTTVTQIDPAARTIDTPAGQFHYGDLVLALGADPVRLPLSGEAAEQVISVNDLQDYAHYRERLAGKQRVVLLGAGLIGCEFANDLLTSGHQVTVVDLAAWPLSRLLPEAAGRWMQTKLQAAGADFRLGRRVQSVDGQDGDYRLTLDDGTVIEADLVVSAVGLAPRTQLARAAGLVVERGIVVDRYLRSSDPHIYALGDCAQVAGWLLPFVQPIMQSARALAATLAGQAAMVTYPAMPVLVKTPASPLVVSPPPPGAVGEWLIEEQEGGLRARYLVGEVCTGFVLLGAATAERAQMAAQLPAWLA, from the coding sequence ATGACTTCGCCGATTACCATCGTGGGCGCCGGTCTGGCTGCCTACAATCTTGCGCGCGAGCTGCGCAAGCTGAGTCCCGATGCCGCTTTGCGGATCATCTGCGCCGATGATGGCGCTTTCTACTCCAAACCGATGCTATCGACCGGACTGGCGGGCAACAAGACAGCTGCCCAGCTGGCGATGAAGTCGGCCGACAAGATGGCTGAGGAGCTGCGTGCAGAGATCGTCAGTCATACCACTGTGACCCAGATAGATCCTGCTGCCCGGACCATTGATACCCCCGCGGGCCAGTTTCATTACGGTGATCTGGTATTGGCGCTGGGCGCCGACCCTGTACGCCTGCCCTTGAGTGGCGAAGCGGCTGAGCAGGTGATCAGTGTTAATGACCTGCAGGATTACGCTCACTATCGTGAACGGCTTGCGGGCAAGCAGCGGGTTGTCTTGTTGGGTGCCGGTTTGATTGGCTGTGAATTCGCCAATGACTTGCTGACATCCGGCCATCAGGTCACCGTTGTTGATCTTGCTGCCTGGCCCTTGTCCCGCTTGTTGCCGGAAGCGGCAGGCCGGTGGATGCAGACCAAACTCCAGGCCGCGGGGGCGGATTTCCGCTTGGGCAGGCGCGTGCAGTCTGTTGACGGACAGGATGGGGATTACCGCCTCACCCTGGATGATGGCACGGTGATCGAGGCCGACCTGGTGGTGTCGGCGGTCGGACTTGCCCCGCGCACCCAGTTGGCTCGCGCTGCGGGTTTGGTGGTTGAGCGCGGCATCGTAGTAGACCGTTATCTGCGTAGCAGTGATCCGCACATTTATGCGCTGGGTGATTGCGCTCAGGTTGCGGGCTGGTTGCTGCCTTTTGTCCAACCCATCATGCAGTCGGCCCGAGCACTGGCCGCCACCTTGGCCGGCCAGGCTGCAATGGTGACCTACCCGGCGATGCCGGTGCTGGTCAAAACGCCGGCAAGCCCCTTGGTTGTCTCCCCGCCACCACCGGGTGCGGTTGGCGAGTGGTTGATCGAGGAGCAGGAAGGGGGCTTGCGGGCTCGTTACCTGGTTGGAGAGGTCTGCACGGGTTTCGTGCTTCTCGGTGCGGCGACTGCCGAGCGGGCCCAGATGGCAGCGCAGCTGCCTGCCTGGCTGGCTTGA
- the lolD gene encoding lipoprotein-releasing ABC transporter ATP-binding protein LolD — protein sequence MSEPILSETILSARGLSRTYPDLDVPVLGSVDIDIHRGEQLAIVGASGSGKSTLLHLLGALDTPSAGSLTIAGDDPFKLSESRRSALRNRMMGFVYQFHHLLPEFSALENVAMPLLIRRESRAVAHERAAAMLAQVGLGHRLDHKPGELSGGERQRAAMARALVTEPAILLADEPTGNLDRKTAQQIFELMLDLNTRLGTALVIVTHDMELAARTGRVLTLADGNLQSH from the coding sequence ATGAGTGAGCCGATCCTCTCGGAAACGATCCTTTCGGCACGGGGCCTGAGCCGCACCTACCCCGATCTCGACGTGCCCGTGCTGGGCAGTGTGGATATCGATATCCATCGTGGCGAACAACTGGCGATTGTGGGCGCGTCGGGTTCGGGCAAGAGCACCTTGCTCCACTTGCTGGGCGCACTCGACACGCCCAGTGCCGGCAGCTTGACCATAGCCGGCGACGATCCGTTCAAACTGTCCGAATCGCGCCGCAGTGCACTGCGCAACCGGATGATGGGCTTCGTCTACCAGTTCCATCATCTGCTACCCGAGTTCAGCGCGCTGGAGAACGTGGCCATGCCGCTGCTGATCCGGCGCGAGAGCCGCGCCGTAGCCCATGAGCGTGCCGCAGCGATGCTGGCACAGGTTGGCCTGGGCCACCGGCTCGATCACAAGCCGGGTGAACTCTCGGGCGGCGAGCGCCAACGGGCCGCCATGGCACGCGCGCTGGTCACTGAGCCGGCCATACTCCTGGCCGACGAGCCCACCGGCAATCTGGATCGCAAGACCGCGCAACAGATCTTCGAGCTGATGCTGGATCTCAATACCCGACTCGGCACCGCCCTGGTCATCGTCACCCACGACATGGAACTGGCCGCCCGTACTGGCCGCGTGCTGACACTCGCCGACGGCAATCTGCAATCACACTGA
- the serB gene encoding phosphoserine phosphatase SerB, with product MQKLVIQATEIATQHLKQLAHLIGATQIDAVRPGQLGHQAFKLSPADPAKLAEVATFCDEAAYDYALLPANATLADIGLVVMDMDSTLITIECIDEIADMQGIKPQVAAITARSMRGELDFRQSLTERVALLAGLPVTALDAVYTERLKLMQGAETMLRVLHGVGVRSLLISGGFTFFTERLQTRLNLSHTIANELEVIDGKLTGRVLGDIVDAQRKADELVRMRDELGLRADQVIAMGDGANDLLMLAAAGYGIACHAKPVVQAQARFAINHTGLDAALAYFD from the coding sequence ATGCAAAAACTCGTCATCCAGGCGACCGAGATCGCCACCCAGCACCTCAAGCAGCTCGCCCATCTGATCGGCGCTACCCAGATCGACGCCGTGCGCCCCGGCCAACTGGGCCATCAGGCTTTCAAGCTCAGCCCAGCCGATCCTGCCAAGCTAGCCGAGGTGGCGACATTCTGCGACGAAGCCGCTTACGACTATGCGCTGCTCCCCGCCAACGCCACGCTGGCTGATATCGGCCTGGTGGTCATGGATATGGATTCGACGCTGATCACCATCGAGTGCATCGACGAAATCGCCGATATGCAGGGCATCAAGCCGCAAGTGGCCGCCATTACCGCGCGCTCCATGCGGGGCGAGCTGGATTTTCGCCAGAGCCTCACTGAACGTGTGGCACTGCTCGCAGGCTTGCCGGTAACCGCACTCGACGCGGTGTACACCGAGCGGCTCAAACTGATGCAGGGTGCAGAAACCATGCTGCGCGTCCTGCACGGAGTCGGCGTACGCAGCCTGCTGATTTCAGGCGGTTTCACCTTCTTTACCGAGCGCTTGCAAACCCGCCTGAACCTGAGCCACACCATCGCCAACGAGCTGGAAGTCATCGATGGCAAGCTCACCGGCCGGGTGCTCGGCGACATTGTGGATGCCCAGCGCAAGGCCGACGAGCTAGTCCGCATGCGCGATGAACTCGGTTTGCGCGCGGATCAGGTGATCGCCATGGGCGACGGCGCCAACGATCTGCTGATGCTGGCAGCCGCCGGTTACGGCATTGCCTGCCATGCCAAGCCGGTGGTCCAGGCCCAGGCGCGCTTTGCGATCAACCACACCGGGTTGGATGCGGCGTTGGCGTACTTCGACTGA